The window GGCGCGATGGCCGTTGTCCCGGTTGGCCCGACATCTTCCGCCGTGGCCGGTCGCAACTGGGAAGTCCGCCGTCCGAAAACCCACCGGGAATCTTGATGTGACGTTGACCATGGTCCAGGGGGGGACGCCCGAGGATCGGATCGAGGGGATGGCGCAACTGGGACCGGGGACGATCGATTCCTTTTCCTTCACCCGTTTCGCGGCCCCTTTTCGGTGGAAGGAAAAAATGTTCAATGTCCCTCGTTTTGTGATCGAAGCCGAAGGAGGGCGGATCGTGGGGCATCTTGCGGTGATGGCACGGGACGAACGTCCCCTGGTCTACCATGCCACCCTGCATCCGACTGGAATTTTCCTCGAAAACCTTCCTTTCGGGAACACTGCGGGGGAGGCCCGTCTCGAAGGGGTGTTGTTCGGGTCCTTGAGTGTCCAGGGGATGATCCCTTCCGTGTCCACCTGGGAGGAGGCGACGATGACGGGAGTGGGCGATCTTCATCTTCTGTCGGGGCGGATCGTGGGCATCGACCCGGTCCCGTTTCTCAAATCGCCCACCGAGGAGATGACCATCTCCGACGCGGAAAAATCGTTGTCCTGGGACCATGCCCAGGCCCGTCTGCGCTGGGACCTTGGAGGAATCCGCATCCAACACATGAAGATCGCCGCGGAGGATTATGTCATGAACGGTCGCGGTCGCTGGGACTTCAAGGACCGGTATGGGTTTGACCTTGTGGTGCAAAATCTGCTGCCACCGTGGGGCAGGGGTGCGGTCTTTTCGGCCCGGGTCGAGGGGGACGACATCACCCAGGGGGTGCGGCTCATTCCCCGTTAGATTGGATTGCCTTCAATGCGGACGGTACGGGATCTCCAGGGATGTATTTTCTGAGCATTACCGGGAAAGTGATCATTTTTTTTCTATGCACCATTTCGATGGTGGTTGTCGGGCTTACCGCTTTTTTTGTGCGCGAACAGGAAAAAACGATCATTGCCCAGAATCAACGTGCCATGGCCATGATGTCCGCCAACATCACCAGTGGTATTCAGTCGCTCATGGAATCGGGCAATGCCTTGATTGTCAATGCCTTCGTCGAGTCGGTACGCAGAAATTCGGCCATTCTCGATTTTCGTATCCTGCGGACCAATGGGGAGACGGCGTTTCTGGACAATGGCACGATCGACGAGATGAATCGCCGTCTGGGGGGAACGATGTTTACCCCAAGAGTACAGGAGTTTCATGAACGGGGCCTGGCGGCGGATGATGCCCATCTGAAGAAATCCCTGGAGGAGAAACGCATCCTTTCCGACCCGCACCTGCGGGATGGCCAGTTGGTCATGACGGTGTTGGCCCCGATTCTGCCGAATGAGCGTTGTTTCCCGTGTCATGGCGAGGGCTTGAAGCCGCTTGGAATCATGCTGCTGACCACCTCTCTGGCCGAAGCGGAACGGGATATCCATGCCACCAGGAAGGAAGCTCTTGTTTTTGGTATCGGTGCGTTGATTGTCGTGTTGCCCTTGCTGTACTGGATGATGCATCGTTTCCTGATCCGACCGTTGGGTCGAATCGAGGGCTCCATGGAACGGGTGGCTGGCGGTCATCTGGATGAACGGATCATCGTGCCGGGACGTGACGAAATCAGTCGGATGGCCGCCACGTTCAATGCCATGGCCAACCAGTTGCGCCGGACCTATCAGGGGCTTTGGCAGGAACGCAACAAGTTGCGTACCGTCATTCATGGCGTGCAGGAGGGAATTGTCGTCACGGATGCCTCTGGTCAGGTGATTCTGGTGAACGAGGCCACCGAGCGGCTGCTGAAAAAATCCGCTACGAGGATTGCCGAGGAGGGGTTCATCCATTTGATCGACGATCCGGAGTATGTCGGCGCCTTTTTGGAGCGGGAAGGAGCGGACATGCCCACCCTGTTGGTCTACAAGGGCAATGCGTTGCTGTTTCATGCTTCGACCTTGCGTGAGGATGGGGTGGTCATTGGTTCGGCAGCCTTGTTGCGCGATGTCAGTGAAGAGATGAAATTGAAGGAACAGTTCCGGGAAATTATCCGGCAGGCGCCTTTCGGCATCATCGTGGCGGATGATCGCGGCGTCATTCACGTCTTCAATCCCGCGTCGGAACGGATCTTCGGCGATTGGCGCGGCGACATGATCGGCAAAAACCTGACCACACTGATTCCGCCCGGTTTGCATGACGTGCATCGGGACAGGTTCATGCGGTATTTTCAGTCGGGATTGCCGCGGACGACCGTTCCCCACATGTTCGAGACGACGGCCTTGCGTCGGGATGGTTCGGCTTTTCCGATCCGGTTGGCCGTCAATTCGATGATGCTGGAAGGGGGACTGGCGATCGTGGGCATGGTTTCCGACATCACCGAGGAGAAGCGGTTGCTGGAGGACCTGATCCAGTCGGCCAAAATGGCGGGCCTGGGCAGCATGGTGGCTGGGGTGGCTCATGAGATCAACACGCCCGTGGGCATTGGCGTGACCGCGGCCTCGGAACTGCTGGAGCGCATGCTTGTTTTTGAAGGCGTCGTCCAATCCGAGGGGATCAGCGAGGAGGAATTGAGCGAGTGCATCGCATCGACGCGGCGATTGACAAAACTTACCCTGGACAATCTGGTGCGTGCCGCGGAACTGGTGCGCAGCTTCAAATCGGTGGCCGTGGATCAGTCCAACGAAAACCTGCGCACCTTCCGGGTCCGTGAATACGTGGAATCGACCCTCCTGACGATTCATCACGAATTGCGTCATACCCGGTTGCACATCGAGATCCTGTGCGATGAGCGTCTGGAAATTCGCTGCCATCCGGGAGCGCTGTCACAGATTCTCATCAACCTGATCATCAATTCGAAAGTTCATGCGTTCGCGCCGGACACCCCTGGCGAGGTCATCCTGGAATTCCAGGCTGTCGGAGATCGTCTGCGGTTGATCTATCGTGACAATGGCAAAGGGATGTCGGAGGAGGTGCGTCAACGTATTTTTGAACCGTTTTTTACCACCCGTCGTGATCTGGGGGGCAGTGGGTTGGGCATGCACATTGTCTACAATCTGGCGACCCGGACCCTCGGCGGAAGCATCTCTTGTCAAAGTGCTCCGGGGTGTGGCATAACGGTTATAATCGACATTCCTTTGACTTGATGAACGGCCCCGAGGTGGGCTCCTGCGCGGTCATGGTTGCCTTGAATCGAGGAAATCGTGCCTGTTTTTTTCCTCCCCGCATCTTGGAGAATGCGATGGCCAAAATTCTGGTTGTCGATGACAACGAAAAAGAGATTCGCCGACCGTTGGTCCGGCAGATGGGACGTGTTTTCGGACCGGACAGGATCCTCGAAGCGGAAAACGGCCAGCAGGCCTTGACGATCGTGGAACGGGAACATCCCATGGTCATCGTGCTGGATGTGATGATGCCGGTGATGGATGGCATTTCCACATGTCGTCTGATTCGCAGCAAGCCTCAGTTCAACGGGGTGTACATCATCATGCTGACGGGACGTGAAGGGGGCCTGGCCGAAGGGTTGGAAATCGGCGCCGATGCCTACGTGCGCAAGCCTTATGATATCGAAGAGTTGACCGCCTATGTGCGCAAGGGAATGAAATTGTCCAAGGAGCGGAACGTTCCGGCCATGGATCCGGTGACCGGACTCTTCAATGAACCCTTTTTCATGGAATCCCTGCTGGTGGGGGAACTGGCCCGCGCCACCCGCTATGAAATCAATTTTTCCGTCATTCGTGTGCGGCTGGATCTGCCGGCGCCGGAGGATGAGCCCAACGATGATTTGCTGCGGGCCGTGGCTCATATGTTCAGTTTTCGGGAGAGCGATCGGGTGGCTTATTTTGGTGGATATGATTTTGTGGTGATGCTGCCCAATACGCCACCAACGCATGCCATGAATATCGCCAACCGCTTGTGTCAGCGCATCCAGGAGCGTTCATTTCCCGGATACGAACGGATCACGGTCAGTTGCGGGGTGGCAAGTTTTGATTCCGCCGAAAACCTGCTTTTGCAACTGGCCGAAGATGCCCTGAATCAGGCGCAGTTGCAGGGCGGCGGCAGGGTGCGCATGGCGGAACTGTCCTGAGATCTTGTTGCATCCGAGGAGGATAAGATAACGTGAAACCCCTGGTGCTCATTGTGGCCCAGCTGGCGGAAATTCGGCATTTGGCCAGGATCCTGGAAAAGCAATTCGAGATTACGATTGCGCTCAATGGGGAAAAGGCGATTTTTGCCACCCGGCAACGCCGTCCGGATGTGATCCTGCTGGATGGGAATATCCGATTGGCCGATGGCGCCCAGGTCTGTCCCAGAATGCGGGCCGATGTCCCGGAGAGCCAGGAGACGCCCGTGGTGTTTCTCCTGGACAGTGGCGCCCAGCGCAGTCAGGCCAGGGTCCAGGGGGCTGTTGATTACCTGCTGCGCCCCTTCGAGGACGACGAGGTTCTGTCCCGCGTGCAGACGTTTGCCTCCTTGAGCCAAATGCAGCGAACGCAGAGGCTCTACAGCGATTCCCTGGAGGTGCAGGTTCGCGAGCGGACCCAGGCGTTGGAAGAAAGCAGGCGTGAAACCATCTACATGCTGGCTCGTGCTGGTGAGTTCAATGATACCGATACCGGTGTGCATATCTGGCGCATGTCGGCGTATGCCAAGGAATTGGCCGTGGCGGCCGGGGCCTCCGCCCGGGAGTGCGAACTCCTG is drawn from Magnetococcales bacterium and contains these coding sequences:
- a CDS encoding PAS domain S-box protein; the protein is MYFLSITGKVIIFFLCTISMVVVGLTAFFVREQEKTIIAQNQRAMAMMSANITSGIQSLMESGNALIVNAFVESVRRNSAILDFRILRTNGETAFLDNGTIDEMNRRLGGTMFTPRVQEFHERGLAADDAHLKKSLEEKRILSDPHLRDGQLVMTVLAPILPNERCFPCHGEGLKPLGIMLLTTSLAEAERDIHATRKEALVFGIGALIVVLPLLYWMMHRFLIRPLGRIEGSMERVAGGHLDERIIVPGRDEISRMAATFNAMANQLRRTYQGLWQERNKLRTVIHGVQEGIVVTDASGQVILVNEATERLLKKSATRIAEEGFIHLIDDPEYVGAFLEREGADMPTLLVYKGNALLFHASTLREDGVVIGSAALLRDVSEEMKLKEQFREIIRQAPFGIIVADDRGVIHVFNPASERIFGDWRGDMIGKNLTTLIPPGLHDVHRDRFMRYFQSGLPRTTVPHMFETTALRRDGSAFPIRLAVNSMMLEGGLAIVGMVSDITEEKRLLEDLIQSAKMAGLGSMVAGVAHEINTPVGIGVTAASELLERMLVFEGVVQSEGISEEELSECIASTRRLTKLTLDNLVRAAELVRSFKSVAVDQSNENLRTFRVREYVESTLLTIHHELRHTRLHIEILCDERLEIRCHPGALSQILINLIINSKVHAFAPDTPGEVILEFQAVGDRLRLIYRDNGKGMSEEVRQRIFEPFFTTRRDLGGSGLGMHIVYNLATRTLGGSISCQSAPGCGITVIIDIPLT
- a CDS encoding response regulator translates to MAKILVVDDNEKEIRRPLVRQMGRVFGPDRILEAENGQQALTIVEREHPMVIVLDVMMPVMDGISTCRLIRSKPQFNGVYIIMLTGREGGLAEGLEIGADAYVRKPYDIEELTAYVRKGMKLSKERNVPAMDPVTGLFNEPFFMESLLVGELARATRYEINFSVIRVRLDLPAPEDEPNDDLLRAVAHMFSFRESDRVAYFGGYDFVVMLPNTPPTHAMNIANRLCQRIQERSFPGYERITVSCGVASFDSAENLLLQLAEDALNQAQLQGGGRVRMAELS
- a CDS encoding HD domain-containing protein, whose product is MKPLVLIVAQLAEIRHLARILEKQFEITIALNGEKAIFATRQRRPDVILLDGNIRLADGAQVCPRMRADVPESQETPVVFLLDSGAQRSQARVQGAVDYLLRPFEDDEVLSRVQTFASLSQMQRTQRLYSDSLEVQVRERTQALEESRRETIYMLARAGEFNDTDTGVHIWRMSAYAKELAVAAGASARECELLQLAASMHDIGKIGIPDSVLKKPAKLDAKEWRIMQTHTVIGRDILLESQDPLFQMGALIAHQHHEKWNGAGYPQGLREDAISVWARIVSVADVFDALTMKRPYKEQWPVEQAMAMMQKDRGLHFDPRMLDLFQKILPEILRIKEKFTCP